The Vicia villosa cultivar HV-30 ecotype Madison, WI unplaced genomic scaffold, Vvil1.0 ctg.001135F_1_1, whole genome shotgun sequence genomic sequence GTGAAGTgtgttattatttttatcttaatgtTTAATATTTTAGATATTAACAAATAATATAATTGTATTGGTTTATTAAATAACAACCGATAAGAAGAACTAAAGTGTATATTCATACATAATAAAACAAAagtaataaatttcaaatatataaaaacatatctttttgatattattataaaatcataaattaaaacatgGAGCTTTCAATGTAATTTCCAACTAAACGCTATAGGACTTCTAACAAGAGTTTTTCCATCAAACCATTCCAAGCTTCCAAAACTATGAGTAATATTTTGTTTCAAAGTTGATGTAGTAAATGTAACTACGTATgattttttctcatttttcttaAAACTTAACACTTTTGGTTCAACTAAGATCTTGATAGATGCAACATTTGACTTAACTGATACCTTGTAAGTTCTTGCTGCACCCACATTAGTAAGAGTCCGAGTGTGCTTAATCTTATCATGCTCACTCTTAAACACCACAACAAAGGAAGGGTAATTAAGGTTTGTTACACTGTATTGTTTCTTCAGATCGCATGTGTACTTTCTCCTTGCTACAATTTCAATATTAACAGATGAGTAGTTCAATGCACAGAGGAAGCTCAAGTAGTCATCTGTTGTTAAATCGTAGACGAGTCCGGGATTTAGGGCGGAAATAGGGTTAACATGTCCAGCACCAAACTCAAATGGAGTTGAAGGCTTGTTTGTTGCACTGTCTAATAATGTTTGATTGTTTTTGTAAGTTGTATAAGCGGTTGTCATCAACGCGGATCGAATGACGGCTGGGCTCCAATCTGGATGAATGGACTTAATTAGAGCTGCTAGTCCACTTACGTGTGGACATGCCATGGATGTGCCTGATAAAATATTGAAATCTACACGCCTAGGATCGAAAGCCCAAAATGTAGGACTCACACTTTTTGAATAAGCTGCTATAATGTTAACACCAGGAGCAATAATATCAGGTTTCAATATCTGAGGGGTTATCGAATTGGGGCCTCGTGAGCTGAAATCTGCAACCATAGGAGATGGCTTAACCTTTAGCTTTGTTCCCCGAAACACAATTGTAGCTGTCGAGTTTTGATCAGAAAACAAGTAATTTTTTATAGCTTTGCCATATGTGAAGCTAACTGAAGTTGCTGGAAAAATATGGGCATATGCTAGTGGTGATTCTCCATCTCTCTTACTGTTGGCTAACACCATGCCCAAACCACCCGCAGATTTTACAGTATCTCCTTGGAATATCGGAGCGAGATCTCCACGATCACACAACACAATCTTTCCTGCTACTTTTTCCGGAGCCAAGCTATGTGAGTAACATAACTCAGCACTTCTTACTTCACCCTTGCTTGCGTTCCCTGCATATATGATTGGCACAAGAGTATCGGGCAAACCGTTACCTTTATAAAGGGTCACACCTGAATAATTTTTTCCATTTCCCAAACTGACGTATGCAGGGAAATCTCGATCGAGTGTTCCAGCTCCCACAGTGGTAATCCATGGTGCTACATTATCTACCTTGAAAGGAGTAGGGCCAGAATTTCCTGCTGAACATGAGACTAGAATGCCATGTTCCATTGCTGCAAAGGCTCCAATTGTGATGCCATCCTTAAAGTAATCATTTTTTGAACCTCCAAGCGACAAAGAAAGAATATTGACGTTGTCAGCAATGGCTTGATCTATTCCTGCCAATATATCAGAATCCATGCAGGAAGTTTTCCAACAAACCTTATAGACAGCAACTCTAGCACCAATTGCCATCCCACTTGCAGTCCCTTTGGCATAGCCAAAAAAACTTGTGTTTTCCACCGTAGATCCTATAGCTGTGCTCGCAGTGTGAGTTCCATGGCCTAGATCATCTCGAGGTGATCTATACAAAATGGTTTCATTAATTGGACCCCAACTTGCCTCGAAACCCTTTGCAAAAAACCTAGCACCAATCAATTTCTTATTACAGTTAGATGTTGTAAAATTGGTACCTGTTTCACATTTTCCTTTCCATTTGTGCGGGATAGGCCCGAATCCAGTATCATCAAAACTTTTGCTTTCAGGCCATACACCTGAGTCTATTACTCCCACAATTACATCATTACTTTTGTTTGTCGTGGGGAACAAATTAGCAATTTTATcaagcccaagaaacttcggtGTTCGGGTTGTGTGAAGTTTGTACTTTTTATCTGGTGTCACCTTTAGAATCCCATATTGCCTTTTTAGTAACTCaagttcttcatcactcaaacTTGTCGAGAATCCATTTATTGCCTTATCATAGCTATATAGTACTTCTGCTGACTGGGATACCGACTTCAGAATTGATTTGTACCAGATTGAAGGGTGGTTGAAGCTTGTTGGAATTGTGGATTTGGAAACATGAACAATGTAATTCATCTTATTCTCACTCTTCTTTGTTCTTGCCAAAGACACATCGTGCAcactcaaaaacaaaaaaagaattaCTACAAGGGGTTTCATTAATTTTTCCATGTTAGATAGCTTTGTTTGCATGTATTGATCAGATGGGATTGTGAGAAAAATGTAGTAGAGAACCTTACCTTATAAAGTGGTGACAACATACATTGgaatttgaaatcaatgaaagAGAAGATTAGAATAAGGAAAAATTACACCCAAAAAATAGCATTCACTcaagaaaaatattaaattatatattaagtaATTGTAATTTTTGGCTTatgccataatattatggaagttTTTTTGACTATAGATTATtgaagttattaaaaaaaatactttcgtattcattaaaaaaagagttagtattttttaatgttttaatatTTATACTTTAAATTATATCaacattataattaaaaaaatgataggGAGGATGAAATAATTCAATTGGTATATGTCATTTAAAATAAATGGATGTGAGCGATTGAAAATAAATGGTTGATAAATAGGTGTGAACTCCGGTAAATAAGTTGTTCATATTTATAgatcaataaattttaaaataaataaatagtattacgATTCTTCAAGGtttaaaaatttttttaaaaattaaatagcaCGCTTTAAagaatatttgtaaatattttccaTATAAAGTGGTGAGAGCATGCATGCATTGGAATTTGAAATCAATGGAAAATGATAATACCTAGAAATTACACCCCAAAAATGACATTCACTcaagaaaaatattaaattctATATTAAGTAATTGTAATTTTTGACTTATGGaataatattattgaatttttttactaTAGATTACTGAAGttattgaaacaaaaataaatactTTTGTATTCATATTAAGAAAAAGagttagtatttttttaatattataaaaatttatactTTAAATTATATcaacattataaataaaaaatggtgataaaataattcaattgGTATGTGTCATTTAAAAAAAAGGATATGAGCGATTGTAAATAAATTGTTGATAAATAGGTGTAAATTCCGGTAGATAAGTTGTTCATATTTatatatcaattaattttaaaataaataaataatgttatGATTTTTGAaggtttaaaatttaaataaaaatgagatTATAAAACACTATTTAAAGCATATTCGTAAATATTTCCCTTATAAAGTGGTGAGAACATGCATTGgaatttgaaatcaatgaaaaaggACAGTAGAATAAGTAGAAATTGCACCCAAAAAATGACATTCACTCAAGAAAAACATTAAATTCTATATTATGTAATTGTAATTTTTGACTTATGCCATAATATTATTGAAGtttcaactacctaactaagaataTAACATGCCTATTAACTTTCTTAATTGCccttttgttaattttaatttgcACTAAAATATACTCATTTTGGTAATTTACTAAATCAAACTTCACTTACACCAATCATATATCACCATTTATCCAAGTGTTACCCTTTTCTCAATTTTTCTATTGATTATTTTCTAACACCAAATTAatcattactccctccgtctcacaataggtgtcctctttcctatttttatttgtctcaacttatttgtccatttagaattccaatgtgatatttattatttgtttccactaacttacccttatttattgtattttaattcgtattccactacctattattaataaggttattttagtaaatgagactcattttatcattgaaatcaacataattaatcattttcttaaaaagtgtgaaaatctcaaagaggacacctattgtgagacaTACTTGAAATTGCACATAATTACTTTAATAATGAATAAGTGTGAAAATCTCAAAgaggacacctattgtgagacaTACTTGAAATTGCACATAATTACTTTAACTAGATTGACGACCCGTGCTCCGCACGGGATTGATTGGAATTTTTATcttaaatgttattttaaataaataaaaatattttagtaaatatagtAACATGTAATATACTCatcataataatagtaataatattaattattattattattattattattattattattatgaatttatattgtaatattttatgtaaaattttataaatcAAAGGAGTTACAACATGAAAATCAATATCATTTAATAGATATATCATCAAAgaacttattaattaattattattgaaaggaaaatcaatttttttctaaattacataaaagtatattattttatatttaattattagtttagaatatgaataataaaaaatataagttataaaAAATTAAGGAAATGATAAGTAATAAAACattaaagaaataataattaaggtaataaataaaaaactaaatcaCGGAGGTCAAAAGGTTTTTGAAATATCTTTTTGAAGAACATGTCGCAGTGTGTTCCATCAGATAAAATTTTGTAATATATGTCATTGGTTTATCAGTTTGTCAGCACATCCATTTCatttattgtttaaatttatcatttttttctgATTTACATGAAAAATAACCacacattaataaataaaagaaaatgagaaaggAAGATAAAAAACGAACTAACAAAAAAGATATATCAAtagaaaaataattgatttatacaattattacatataaaaatatatacttaCATGAACAACCATTTCATTGACTTCTCAAACAAAAATGATGCAACATAAATCTATCCTCTTCACATAATTCCCATAAAAAACCATATCCATATCaagaaataaatgaaatttaGAAAGagagttaaaatattaaattaacaaaAGTTAAATcaataaatttgtttttaaatatttaaataaaatcatttgAGTTTGTATTCTTCCACAAAAATCAATATAAAGgcatgaaaagaaataaaaactttTATACAAAATCGAACCATACTATCAAAAAAATTGTTTGTAGACAATAATGATATCACAATATTACATATTTATATGTAGAGAGATTATGGATAGAACAAAATATATGATTATgaatataattaaagaaaaagagTTACAAAATATCATAAACCTTTGAACTACTTAAAAGAAAAGttattacaaaatatcataaacctttgaattacttttttattttattttataactactattctttaattatattcatttttattttttattatttattattgttctaTCCATAATCATAAACCTttgaattacttttttttttttgctattttgtAATTCTTTAATTATATTCATTCACTCATTTATTGTATTAATatagattttaattaataatttaaaccattattattattttatcatttattattttagtaaaaatGCAATTAgggtaaataaaatttatttaaaaaagattGTCGTCCTCACTTTTCAATGTAGAAATTATTACTATTTTTCTACATTAGTAAAATAATATGTGAAAAGtatctatatttttattaaagtatctattattttactataattaaagtgtctaTTTTTATACATCAGACATCTATAAGCACATTCTTACGTGAATTATTGAATCCAGTTAGAGTTTTAAATGATATTATTTTCATCAATAGTTCAAATATCCTTAACAGTAGGTAAAGAGAAATCAACATGATAATATCCATAAAATGAACAATTCATTTCATTAcctgcatatttgagaagtgatagaatgtttttttagttttatagtCCCACACCAATATTTTTCTTGCATCTACATACAATTGAAGTTGTTAATACAGatcaataaataattatatttacatACAAAAGCATTAAatcttacaaattaaaaatagaatttgatattacttttataaattaaaaaataatgaagTTATTTTTAAGTCATTCCCAAAATCTGCATGTATTTAAAGACAATTATTTGATTAATGATTCCATCCATGTTCCAATTTTTGCAACTGTGAAAATTGTGTTtttagaagaaaatgaaaagaacaCAATACTTCAACTCAATAAAAACACACAATGAATATGCAAAATCTAAATAAAGCAAACATAAAACCATAGAGGAATAAGTTGATtaatagaaaagaagaaaaattaacATAGATTAATGAACTTTGTGTGCAGAAATTGGGTTTCAACAATGCAATAAGATTGAGATCTATAATAtggtaaatagaaaaaaaaattatatagaatTGAGACTAAAAATACAAAACCAAATCGACACAATTGTGTAGGTGTAAGTAATTTGTGCGGTGATATTTATAATGTCTACTATTAAAAAGGAGATAGAATattattgaattttaatttattggTGTCTCTCAATTCCTAACTGTTTGGTGACTCTCCGTTAACTTTCCATAATTTAAATTTAGGTTACAAATTGATTTGAGGAAAAGTGAATATTTAAGTGCGATAAATATTATCACTAATA encodes the following:
- the LOC131633560 gene encoding subtilisin-like protease SBT1.7, translating into MPTDENFAARGFCGPSICSLCSTALDSTKHISFECNFVIPIWNWLLDKLQFAGTINKIMDCFELMLVPRSPQDMAIVLSIVYSFFYQVWRARNSNRFDGKIIHWKSCITHIMARAKWVGDNTRNTSNNSISSFSILKGMHININPRRLSSFLEILWCLSPIGWVKANIDGVARGDPVLMACGGIFRDNNATHLGSFCDYTGEGNSELVELWTAMLAVQKAVNMGWRKLWIETDCMLVVKAFSDPALVPWRIRSRWLSCHAYSQRMEFMVSHIYREANFCADYLSNIGHTCGFFVGKVLYYIFLTIPSDQYMQTKLSNMEKLMKPLVVILFLFLSVHDVSLARTKKSENKMNYIVHVSKSTIPTSFNHPSIWYKSILKSVSQSAEVLYSYDKAINGFSTSLSDEELELLKRQYGILKVTPDKKYKLHTTRTPKFLGLDKIANLFPTTNKSNDVIVGVIDSGVWPESKSFDDTGFGPIPHKWKGKCETGTNFTTSNCNKKLIGARFFAKGFEASWGPINETILYRSPRDDLGHGTHTASTAIGSTVENTSFFGYAKGTASGMAIGARVAVYKVCWKTSCMDSDILAGIDQAIADNVNILSLSLGGSKNDYFKDGITIGAFAAMEHGILVSCSAGNSGPTPFKVDNVAPWITTVGAGTLDRDFPAYVSLGNGKNYSGVTLYKGNGLPDTLVPIIYAGNASKGEVRSAELCYSHSLAPEKVAGKIVLCDRGDLAPIFQGDTVKSAGGLGMVLANSKRDGESPLAYAHIFPATSVSFTYGKAIKNYLFSDQNSTATIVFRGTKLKVKPSPMVADFSSRGPNSITPQILKPDIIAPGVNIIAAYSKSVSPTFWAFDPRRVDFNILSGTSMACPHVSGLAALIKSIHPDWSPAVIRSALMTTAYTTYKNNQTLLDSATNKPSTPFEFGAGHVNPISALNPGLVYDLTTDDYLSFLCALNYSSVNIEIVARRKYTCDLKKQYSVTNLNYPSFVVVFKSEHDKIKHTRTLTNVGAARTYKVSVKSNVASIKILVEPKVLSFKKNEKKSYVVTFTTSTLKQNITHSFGSLEWFDGKTLVRSPIAFSWKLH